CGACAGCCGCGCGACCGCCAGGCGACAGCCGCGCGACCGCCAGGCGACAGCCGCGCGGCCGGATCGGATGCCGCCCGGCGCAATCCGCCGCGGGCCGTGCGCGTGGCCGGCGGCGCAGCCCGGACTCGTCACGGCGGCTGCAATTCCGGTACCGTAGACACCATGGCGGTGGCGGTTGCTCCCGAACAGGCGGTGCGCAGAAGGCTGGCCGACGTTCGCGTCCGGGTGGCGGCCGCGGCGCGCCGCGGCGGCTGGCCGGCGCAGCGGGTGCGCGTGATGGCGGTCACCAAGACCAGGTCCCGTGTGGCAGCCGCGGCGGCGCTGGCAGCCGGTGCCGACCTGGTCGGCGAGAATCGCGTGCAGGAGGCGGCGGCGAAGTTCGCCCGGCTTCCCGAATTCGAGCTGCACCTGATCGGACACCTGCAGCGCAACAAGGCACGCGCCGCGACGCGCCTGTTCCACGCCGTGCAGTCGATCGACAAGCTCGCCACCGCCGAGGCACTGCAGCGGGCCCTGGACGCGGAGCATCGGACCATGGACGTGCTGCTGGAACTGAACACCTCCGGTGAGCCTGCGAAGCACGGATTTCGCACCGCCGACGAGTTGCGGTGCGTCCTCGACACGATGGCCGTGTGCGACCGGCTGCGCGTACGGGGATTGATGACCATGGCGGCGTGGCGTGCCGATCCGGAAGCCGTGCGCCGCAGCTTCCGTTCCCTGCGGCGGCTGTTCGACGAATTGGCGCCGGGCCGCCCCGGATTCGACACGCTGTCGATGGGCATGAGCGCCGATTACGAGATCGCCGTCGAGGAGGGTGCCACGTTGGTGCGCCTCGGCAGCGTCCTGTTCGGACCCCGTCCCACGCCATGAAACGTACGCGCCGGATGGCACTGTTGCTGGGCGCATTGACGGTCGGCGCGGCCGGGCAGACGCCCGCACAGGAGCAGACGCCGACCCCGGAGCCCTATACCAGGGAAGAGTTCAGCGCGTCGATGCAGACGCTGCGCCGGGCCGAGATCATCGCCGTGGGAGCATTTCCGTTCACGCTGTTGTTCACCATTCTCGTTTATGATTATGCGCGTTGGGCCGGGCAGGGGTTTGCCGCGGAGGAGGCACCGTTCCGGCGGCCCCCCGGCGAGGATCCGTTCAGCAACGACGAGAAGGTGGCCATCGCCATCAGCGCAGCCGGCGTGTCGGTGGCGGTGGCCGCCGCCGACTACCTGCTCGGACGCGCCGAGGCC
This Spirochaetaceae bacterium DNA region includes the following protein-coding sequences:
- a CDS encoding YggS family pyridoxal phosphate-dependent enzyme, encoding RQPRDRQATAARPPGDSRAAGSDAARRNPPRAVRVAGGAARTRHGGCNSGTVDTMAVAVAPEQAVRRRLADVRVRVAAAARRGGWPAQRVRVMAVTKTRSRVAAAAALAAGADLVGENRVQEAAAKFARLPEFELHLIGHLQRNKARAATRLFHAVQSIDKLATAEALQRALDAEHRTMDVLLELNTSGEPAKHGFRTADELRCVLDTMAVCDRLRVRGLMTMAAWRADPEAVRRSFRSLRRLFDELAPGRPGFDTLSMGMSADYEIAVEEGATLVRLGSVLFGPRPTP